A section of the Falco peregrinus isolate bFalPer1 chromosome 3, bFalPer1.pri, whole genome shotgun sequence genome encodes:
- the FBXO43 gene encoding F-box only protein 43: MSDSHSITFNVLKRNRLTSPSSNFKYSNFNDTCCASVFLDSRGNESVKDLDVDHKEAPSVTSLSLLQEHSEPNHPNTLFPVTSCENEINSISLSERREANRSVDLFETPRASRKGSSLRRWLLLSKAVPAGTTVGCCERQASSSGSSRKKIFSCGLSSEEKLPQTTSDSSKGQSYKPLTTSTSKTEDSNPVCPKRRLSFSQQRTSTLDESKCKDPLLLEPECLSPIQCKDITVSNTNELNESVLMNVSGGLLRTPTYVGVLPETNEGKFVTSINSLVENFNFELCDTKSPPARVASYPDLSTPEDSGYNSLHLDKSGDSLSDHEGSFQEFFQKHKEGSNILDSKRKTRKLERVRRLSTLREQGSQSETEDHHGSPSTSTCMLTEERNLDSEGHALILEEEPSGDVVRSHGDLSRTPALKIVHDICLQRRRSDQSQISENIDGTEILALEHVLAGLIGKKMGLEKLDILTELKYRNLKHVLAIVLDALTVESLCSIWKVSKTWREIIVQDKSADKRRKSYIEQHLKEEAGEYFLKAEDAATRVNVLSRSALRPVQAQARTPVAQTPPSYAELKPRRCSSAPHSTSRQEEYIKVAKTLFTDEALKPCPRCQYPAKYQLLKKWGLCSREACAFEFCILCLCAFHGSKECNSLSAKQKNKKDALPGSAQSKRNLKRL; encoded by the exons ATGTCAGACAGTCATTCAATAACGTTCAATGTTCTTAAAAGAAATAGATTAACATCTCCCAgcagtaattttaaatactcCAATTTTAATGACACATGTTGTGCTTCAGTATTTTTGGACAGCAGAGGCAATGAGTCAGTAAAAGATCTTGATGTAGACCATAAAGAAGCACCGAGTGTAACTAGTTTATCATTGCTACAAGAGCATTCTGAGCCCAATCATCCAAATACCCTTTTCCCTGTGACCTcttgtgaaaatgaaattaattctatcTCCTtatcagaaagaagagaagcaaaTAGAAGTGTAGATCTTTTTGAAACTCCTAGAGCGAGTAGAAAAGGCTCCTCACTACGCAGGTGGCTGCTTTTATCTAAGGCTGTTCCAGCTGGCACAACTGTAGGATGCTGTGAAAGGCAAGCTAGTTCTtcaggaagcagcaggaaaaaaatattctcttgtGGTTTGAGCTCTGAAGAAAAACTTCCACAAACTACTTCAGATTCTTCAAAAGGTCAAAGTTACAAACCTCTGACAACTAGCACCTCAAAAACTGAAGACTCTAATCCTGTTTGCCCAAAAAGGAGACTTTCCTTTTCACAACAAAGGACTTCTACGCTAGATGAGTCCAAATGTAAGGACCCCTTATTGCTAGAACCAGAATGTTTATCTCCAATTCAGTGTAAGGATATTACTGTTAGTAACACCAATGAATTAAATGAAAGTGTCCTTATGAATGTTAGTGGTGGGTTGCTTAGGACTCCTACTTATGTAGGTGTGTTACCTGAGACCAATGAGGGTAAGTTCGTGACTTCTATCAACAGTCTTGTAGAGAACTTTAACTTTGAACTATGTGATACAAAGTCTCCCCCTGCCAGGGTGGCAAGTTACCCAGATCTTTCAACACCTGAGGACAGTGGATATAATTCACTTCATTTGGACAAATCGGGAGACTCATTGTCTGATCATGAGGGATCTTTCCAAGAGTTCTTCCAAAAACATAAAGAAGGTTCCAACATACTAGATAGTaagagaaagacaagaaaacttGAGCGAGTTAGAAGGTTATCCACTCTTCGGGAACAGGGCTCACAGTCAGAGACAGAAGATCATCATGGCAGTCCTTCTACATCAACATGTATgttaacagaagaaagaaaccttGACAGTGAAGGCCATGCATTAATTTTAGAAGAAGAGCCTAGTGGAGATGTAGTTCGAAGTCATGGAGATCTCTCAAGAACTCCAGCTCTGAAAATAGTTCATGATATTTGCTTGCAAAGACGAAGATCAGACCAAAGTCAAATATCAGAGAATATTGATGGAACAGAAATACTTGCATTAGAACATGTTCTTGCTGGACTTATTGGCAAGAAAATGGGCCTTGAAAAATTAGATattttaacagaattaaaatacagaaatttaaaacatgTTCTTGCTATAGTTTTAGATGCTTTGACAGTGGAAAGTCTATGCAG TATTTGGAAAGTAAGCAAAACCTGGCGTGAAATCATTGTACAAGATAAAAGTGCAGATAAGAGGAGAAAGTCGTACATAGAACAACACCTGAAAGAGGAAGCTGGG GAATATTTCTTGAAAGCTGAAGATGCTGCCACAAGAGTTAATGTTCTCAGTAGATCTGCTCTAAGGCCTGTTCAAGCTCAAGCCAGAACTCCTGTAGCACAAACACCACCATCATACGCTGAACTTAAACCCAGGAGATGCAGTTCTGCTCCCCATTCAACTAGTAGACAGGAAGAATACATAAAA GTTGCTAAAACGCTTTTCACTGACGAAGCTCTAAAACCCTGTCCAAGATGTCAATATCCTGCTAAGTATCAATTGTTAAAGAAATGGGGACTATGTAGCAGAGAGGCATGTGCATTTGAGTTCTGTATTTTATGTCTGTGTGCATTCCATGGGTCAAAAGAATGTAATAGTctatctgcaaaacagaagaacaaaaaagatgCTCTTCCGGGAAGTGcccaaagcaaaagaaatttaaaaagactCTAA